A part of Rhopalosiphum maidis isolate BTI-1 chromosome 3, ASM367621v3, whole genome shotgun sequence genomic DNA contains:
- the LOC113559864 gene encoding TP53-regulated inhibitor of apoptosis 1-like isoform X1, with product MGDNNSSPAPTKVDRLNSFHPDCDELKQKYDECFNVWFTEHYMNGHYNNEGCNKVFELYTDCVKRGMKEYGLQYEQTTTSHLGTNKEKTPLTDTEKPK from the exons ATGGGTGATAATAATTCTAGCCCTGCTCCTACAAAGGTTGATCGACTTAACAGTTTCCACCCTGACTGCgatgaattaaaacaaaagtatGATGAATGCTTTAATGTATGGTTCACTGAACATTATATGAATGGGCATTATAACAATGAAGGATGTAATAAAGTATTTGAGTTGTATACAGACTGTGTAAaa cGTGGTATGAAAGAATACGGATTGCAATACGAACAAACAACTACTTCACACTTGGGAACGAACAAAGAAAAAACTCCATTAACGGATACAGAAAAGCCAAAGTAG
- the LOC113559864 gene encoding DNA repair protein SWI5 homolog isoform X2, whose translation MNNDKKIAINNLAEKKDSHELENSLDIELEKLKMKKKEKDDIMKALHQYNDIKDATQEVLGRLAILEGVTVAEMHRKYNLLESD comes from the exons ATGAACAACGATAAAAAGATAGCAATAAACAATCTGGCAGAAAAA aaGGACTCGCATGAACTGGAAAACTCATTAGATATAGAATTGGAAAagctgaaaatgaaaaaaaaagaaaaagatgaCATTATGAAAGCATTACATCAGTACAATGACATTAAAGATGCTACTCAAGAAGTTTTGGGAAGATTAGCTATTCTAGAAGGAGTAACTGTAGCCGAAATGCatcgaaaatataatttactcgaATCCGAttga
- the LOC113559858 gene encoding coiled-coil domain-containing protein 25, with amino-acid sequence MVLQYTSTAVDPPVTLLRGVDSYENDELIENMLPIDVWFHVDSLSSAHVYLRLKEGQTIDDIPKPLLEDACQLVKANSIQGCKLAEVKVVYTMWSNLKKLPGMKPGEVSFVNPSSVKKVNVKKEKTIVNRLQKTEKSIVIDYESERADWDRKETEKKKAERKINLEKKKEEERRNREAAELKSYSSLMKTENMTANTDYSGYDSDSFM; translated from the exons ATGGTGTTACAGTACACGAGCACAG ccGTCGACCCACCTGTTACGCTGCTGAGAGGTGTCGACAGCTATGAAA atGATGaacttattgaaaatatgttacCTATAGATGTGTGGTTTCATGTGGATAGCCTCTCATCAGCTCATGTGTATCTAAGGTTAAAAGag ggCCAAACAATTGATGATATACCTAAACCATTATTAGAGGATGCATGCCAATTAGTTAAAGCAAACAGTATTCAAGGATGCAAATTAGCTGAAGTTAAAGTTGTCTACACAATGTGGtcaaatcttaaaaaattaccagGCATGAAACCTGGTGAAGTGTCTTTTGTTAATCCTAGTAGt GTAAAAAAGGTTAATGTGAAAAAAGAAAAGACTATTGTTAATAGATTACAAAAGACCGAAAAAAGTATAGTTATTGATTATGAGAGTGAGAGAGCTGATTGGGATCGAAAAGAAACTGAGAAGAAGAAAGcagaaagaaaaattaatttagaaaagaAAAAGGAAGAAGAGCGTAGAAATCGCGAAGCTGCTGaacttaa ATCTTACTCATCTCTTATGAAAACGGAAAATATGACAGCCAATACTGATTATTCTGGCTATGATTCAGACAGttttatgtaa